One window from the genome of Variovorax sp. PAMC26660 encodes:
- a CDS encoding TetR/AcrR family transcriptional regulator, which translates to MNAAAPAKTSFKEQMLQAREEAIVQTASRLLAEKGFESMTVDEVAASVGIAKASLYKHFPSKEDLAAAAMVRIMQRTLDFLASVSADDKPTAKLRAVVQWAMQVQLAGEMPSLPHQNSTLRAALMNNRGYLDRLVTISDQLGGWIQAAQADGTLNPKLPAIAVLYTLFARACDPVLGFLKAGGLQSDEQIVELVLATCFDGLATR; encoded by the coding sequence ATGAATGCCGCCGCCCCCGCCAAGACCTCGTTCAAGGAACAGATGCTGCAGGCCCGCGAGGAGGCCATCGTGCAGACCGCGAGCCGCCTGCTCGCCGAGAAGGGCTTCGAGTCGATGACGGTCGACGAGGTCGCTGCCTCGGTCGGCATCGCCAAGGCCAGCCTCTACAAGCACTTCCCGAGCAAGGAAGACCTGGCCGCCGCCGCGATGGTGCGGATCATGCAGCGCACGCTGGACTTTCTGGCCTCGGTGTCGGCCGACGACAAGCCGACCGCCAAGCTGCGCGCGGTGGTGCAGTGGGCCATGCAGGTGCAGCTGGCCGGCGAGATGCCTTCGCTGCCGCACCAGAATTCGACCTTGCGCGCTGCGCTCATGAACAACCGGGGTTACCTCGATCGCCTCGTGACGATCAGCGACCAGCTCGGCGGCTGGATCCAGGCCGCGCAGGCCGATGGCACGCTGAACCCGAAGCTGCCGGCGATTGCCGTGCTCTACACGCTGTTCGCGCGCGCCTGCGATCCGGTGCTCGGCTTTCTCAAGGCGGGTGGCCTGCAGAGCGACGAGCAGATCGTCGAACTCGTGCTCGCGACCTGCTTCGACGGCCTGGCCACGCGCTGA
- a CDS encoding GntR family transcriptional regulator — translation MDSQQSRVLVQLRDLILKGEFVPGERLAEIPIAEKLEASRTPVRLALASLEHEGLIEQSPSGGYQMRRFTSQEVADAIRVRGVIEGFAARLLAEDGASRQLLRDLKECLDDGDRAVNKPSMEIDDYAAYVEMNDRFHKLILEGCGNLALKRVMDMLGGQPFAAPSAMLPMQSSMEEGQQWMRQAHRTHHAMVQAIERGQGSRAQALGEEHVEIARMNLDYALERPELAAELMPGIRLVSKGRNA, via the coding sequence ATGGACTCCCAACAATCCCGCGTGCTCGTGCAGCTGCGCGACCTGATTCTCAAGGGCGAATTCGTGCCCGGAGAGCGGCTGGCCGAGATCCCGATCGCCGAGAAACTCGAAGCCTCGCGCACGCCGGTGCGCCTGGCGCTGGCCAGCCTCGAACACGAAGGCCTGATCGAACAATCGCCCAGTGGCGGCTACCAGATGCGCCGCTTCACCTCGCAGGAAGTGGCCGACGCCATTCGCGTGCGTGGCGTAATCGAAGGCTTTGCCGCGCGCCTGCTGGCGGAAGACGGTGCCTCGCGCCAATTGCTGCGCGACCTGAAGGAATGCCTCGATGACGGCGACAGGGCGGTCAACAAGCCCAGCATGGAGATCGACGACTACGCCGCCTACGTCGAAATGAACGACCGCTTTCACAAGCTGATCCTCGAGGGCTGCGGCAACTTGGCGCTCAAGCGAGTGATGGACATGCTGGGCGGCCAGCCTTTCGCCGCACCGAGCGCGATGCTGCCGATGCAGTCGTCGATGGAAGAAGGCCAGCAGTGGATGCGCCAGGCGCACCGCACGCACCATGCGATGGTGCAGGCCATCGAGCGCGGCCAGGGCTCGCGCGCACAGGCGCTGGGCGAGGAGCACGTGGAGATCGCGCGCATGAACCTCGACTACGCACTGGAGCGGCCGGAGCTGGCAGCCGAGCTGATGCCCGGCATTCGCCTTGTTTCCAAGGGGCGCAACGCCTGA
- a CDS encoding LysR family transcriptional regulator: MDVNFRTLDLNLLRVFDEVMAERNLTRAARNLSITQPAVSNALRRLRDVLGDELVRRSGAGVEPTPRALALWPTVRDALRQLQHTLAPGEFDAGTADTTFLLAMADATAAELIPGLVQIAEKEAPAISLRVLPLTTRDPRRMLELEEVDMAVGYFPAVIASLAARGQSGVGVAFETQRLYLGQYVCVMRRDHPLASAPLTLDSYCAARHLLVSFSGRPYGFIDQTLGAMGRERRIVVTVNQFFTAGRVVANSDLLTVLPRHFVTVTGIDDQLVLRDLPFDQPPVHVDAVWHRRAQHGHAHEWLRTALLRSAAAAFAGSVLGQKIPQ, from the coding sequence ATGGACGTCAATTTCCGCACACTCGATCTCAACCTGCTCCGCGTCTTCGACGAGGTGATGGCAGAGCGCAACCTCACGCGCGCCGCCCGCAACCTGTCGATCACGCAGCCGGCCGTGAGCAACGCGCTGCGGCGTCTGCGCGACGTATTGGGTGATGAGTTGGTGCGCCGGTCGGGCGCCGGCGTGGAGCCCACCCCGCGGGCGCTGGCCCTCTGGCCGACTGTGCGCGACGCCCTGCGCCAGTTACAACACACCTTGGCGCCCGGCGAGTTCGATGCCGGCACCGCCGACACCACCTTCCTGCTGGCCATGGCCGATGCCACTGCAGCCGAGCTGATTCCAGGCCTGGTGCAGATTGCCGAAAAAGAGGCGCCCGCCATTTCTCTGCGCGTGCTGCCGCTGACCACGCGCGACCCGCGCCGCATGCTGGAACTGGAAGAGGTGGACATGGCCGTCGGCTACTTCCCCGCAGTGATCGCCAGTCTGGCGGCGCGCGGGCAGTCTGGCGTGGGGGTGGCGTTCGAGACCCAGCGGCTCTATCTCGGCCAATATGTATGCGTGATGCGCCGCGACCATCCGCTGGCAAGCGCACCGCTGACGCTCGACAGCTACTGCGCCGCGCGACACCTGCTGGTGAGTTTCTCGGGACGCCCCTACGGCTTCATCGACCAGACGCTGGGCGCCATGGGACGTGAGCGGCGCATCGTGGTGACGGTAAACCAGTTCTTCACGGCTGGCCGGGTGGTGGCCAATTCAGACCTGCTGACCGTGCTGCCGCGCCACTTCGTTACCGTGACCGGCATTGACGACCAGCTGGTGTTGCGCGACCTGCCCTTCGACCAGCCGCCGGTGCATGTGGATGCCGTCTGGCACCGGCGCGCCCAGCACGGGCATGCACACGAGTGGCTGCGTACCGCGCTGTTGCGCTCGGCGGCAGCGGCTTTCGCTGGATCGGTCCTGGGACAAAAAATCCCGCAATAG
- a CDS encoding metallophosphoesterase translates to MKLQLLSDLHLESHPHFRAEPVPGADMLILAGDIGSYQQGSRLTDTDFGLGRFSPRNGWPVPVVYVPGNHEYDNVDFDETHERLRALCEELDILWLERETRVIDGIRFVGTTLWADFDALVEPTDGLADALKKRGKAMRAADFYLEKAATMRNGELFLSAQLRDQALTCQAWLEQALAEPFEGTTVAITHFAPSLASADPRYGLTPGTAGFCNALDELLPHAKLWLHGHLHSPFDYMKNGCRVVANPLGYKRNGEQEGFRPDLLIDVR, encoded by the coding sequence ATGAAGCTGCAACTGCTCTCCGACCTGCACCTGGAGTCCCACCCCCACTTCCGCGCCGAGCCCGTTCCGGGCGCCGACATGCTGATCCTCGCGGGCGACATCGGCTCCTACCAGCAAGGCTCCCGCCTGACCGATACCGACTTCGGCCTGGGCCGCTTTTCGCCCCGCAACGGCTGGCCGGTGCCGGTCGTCTACGTGCCGGGCAATCACGAGTACGACAACGTCGACTTCGACGAGACCCATGAGCGGCTGCGCGCACTTTGCGAAGAGCTGGACATCCTCTGGCTGGAGCGCGAAACCCGGGTGATCGACGGCATCCGCTTCGTCGGCACCACGCTCTGGGCCGACTTCGACGCGCTGGTCGAGCCCACCGACGGCCTCGCCGATGCACTCAAGAAGCGCGGCAAGGCGATGCGGGCCGCCGATTTCTATCTTGAAAAAGCGGCCACCATGCGTAACGGCGAACTCTTCCTGTCCGCACAGTTGCGCGACCAGGCACTCACCTGCCAGGCCTGGCTGGAGCAAGCGCTGGCCGAGCCCTTCGAAGGCACCACAGTCGCCATCACCCATTTCGCGCCCAGCCTTGCGAGCGCCGATCCGCGCTACGGATTGACGCCCGGCACAGCCGGTTTCTGCAATGCACTCGACGAACTGCTGCCCCACGCCAAGCTGTGGCTGCACGGCCACCTGCACAGCCCCTTCGATTACATGAAGAACGGCTGCCGCGTGGTGGCCAACCCGCTGGGCTACAAGCGCAATGGCGAGCAGGAAGGCTTTCGCCCCGACCTGCTGATCGACGTGCGCTGA
- a CDS encoding amidase: MTQQPSQQQQRRTFLQHTAGAAAAAGMLSLLPKALAQAPDITGKAMGQLSMAEMSRRLAAGTLSSSQLVEEALAAIQNPAGEGARTFIQVHAESARAAAARLDAERKSGRPAASPIAGIPISLKDLFDEAGITTLGGSTVLVGQPPAARDAVVVERLRRAGAIIIGRTNTVEFAYTGLGINPHYGTPKNVYDRATGRIPGGSTSGGAISVTDGMAAGAVGTDTGGSLRIPSALNGLVGFKPTQRRIPLDGVMPLSTSFDSAGPMAWTVEDCAVLDAVLAGELQRPFKAPPLRGLRFAVPKTFFQDDLSPQVATAFAAALSKLSAAGATITELPMVEFAKAPTINPRGMITAAEAFTWHREFIKTGAAKYDPRVLARIKTGETITAPDYLQLQSLRRQFIRSINTAAAGYDAMLMPTTPDIAPPIAEVLKDDDTYYRINGRMLRNPSVVNLFDGCALSVPCHEAGAAPVGLMIAGIGNTDHRLLAVGAAVEAVVTPRRALSS; the protein is encoded by the coding sequence ATGACACAGCAGCCGTCACAGCAACAACAACGTCGCACCTTCCTGCAACACACGGCCGGCGCAGCCGCGGCGGCCGGCATGCTGTCGCTGCTGCCCAAGGCGCTGGCGCAAGCACCCGACATCACCGGCAAGGCGATGGGCCAGCTGTCGATGGCCGAGATGTCGCGCCGGCTCGCGGCCGGCACGCTCAGCAGCAGCCAGCTGGTCGAAGAAGCACTCGCCGCCATCCAGAACCCCGCCGGCGAAGGCGCGCGCACCTTCATCCAGGTGCACGCCGAGTCGGCCCGCGCCGCCGCCGCCCGGCTGGACGCCGAACGCAAGAGCGGCCGACCCGCCGCCTCGCCGATCGCCGGCATCCCGATCTCGCTGAAAGACCTGTTCGACGAAGCCGGCATCACCACGCTCGGCGGCTCGACGGTGCTGGTCGGCCAACCGCCGGCAGCGCGCGATGCGGTGGTGGTCGAGCGGCTGCGGCGGGCCGGCGCGATCATCATCGGGCGCACCAACACGGTCGAGTTCGCCTACACCGGCCTGGGCATCAACCCGCACTACGGCACGCCGAAGAACGTCTACGACCGCGCGACCGGCCGCATCCCCGGTGGTTCGACCTCGGGCGGCGCCATCTCCGTGACCGACGGCATGGCCGCCGGCGCCGTCGGCACCGACACCGGCGGCTCGCTGCGCATTCCTTCCGCGCTGAACGGCCTCGTGGGCTTCAAGCCCACGCAGCGCCGCATTCCGCTCGACGGCGTGATGCCGCTGTCGACCTCCTTCGATTCCGCCGGGCCGATGGCCTGGACAGTGGAAGACTGCGCCGTGCTCGACGCGGTGCTGGCCGGCGAACTGCAACGCCCGTTCAAGGCGCCGCCGCTGCGTGGCCTGCGCTTTGCGGTGCCCAAGACCTTCTTCCAGGACGACCTGTCGCCCCAGGTGGCCACGGCCTTTGCCGCCGCGCTGTCCAAGCTCTCGGCCGCCGGCGCCACGATCACCGAGCTGCCGATGGTCGAGTTCGCGAAAGCTCCGACCATCAACCCGCGCGGCATGATCACCGCCGCCGAGGCCTTCACCTGGCACCGCGAGTTCATCAAGACCGGCGCGGCCAAATACGATCCGCGCGTGCTGGCCCGCATCAAGACCGGCGAAACCATCACCGCGCCCGACTACCTGCAGCTGCAGTCGCTGCGCCGCCAGTTCATCCGCTCGATCAACACGGCGGCCGCCGGCTACGACGCGATGCTGATGCCCACCACGCCCGACATCGCGCCGCCCATCGCCGAGGTGCTGAAGGACGACGACACCTATTACCGTATTAACGGCCGCATGCTGCGCAACCCGTCGGTGGTGAATCTGTTCGATGGCTGCGCGCTGTCGGTGCCCTGCCACGAGGCAGGCGCGGCGCCGGTCGGCCTGATGATCGCCGGCATCGGCAACACCGATCACCGGTTGCTTGCGGTGGGTGCGGCGGTCGAAGCGGTAGTGACGCCGCGGCGCGCCCTCAGCAGCTGA